The following coding sequences lie in one Candidatus Rokuibacteriota bacterium genomic window:
- a CDS encoding LLM class flavin-dependent oxidoreductase translates to MTTARFGIVFLPGSLTVFGDLCREAEANGFDWLGVADSQSVFRELYVALTLAALNTGSMLLGPVVTNPLTRHLVVTASAMSSVDELSGGRAILGLGSGDSALYTIGAPPATLAGLEASIVTLRRLTGGEPVEREGRTWRVSRSTRRVPIYLAAEGPRTLELAGRLADGVIVGLGLTPDVIALSLAAIERGARAAGRALADVDVWWLAKTSLADRRDEAIEPIKMALAASANHAFRFTLEGKGVPPDLHEKIKALQREYNAHHHEVPGAANAALPDRWDLTDFLADRFAIVGTPDDCVAQISRAMAAGARQFMITGFVPDPRAFMRRWAREVVAALR, encoded by the coding sequence ATGACGACCGCGCGATTCGGCATCGTCTTCCTGCCCGGGTCTCTCACTGTATTTGGCGACCTGTGCCGCGAGGCGGAGGCCAACGGCTTCGACTGGCTCGGTGTGGCCGACTCGCAATCGGTTTTTCGCGAGCTGTACGTCGCCCTTACGCTGGCCGCGCTCAACACCGGGAGCATGCTGCTCGGGCCGGTTGTTACGAATCCATTGACTCGCCACCTGGTCGTCACGGCCAGCGCCATGTCGAGCGTGGACGAGCTGTCGGGCGGGCGGGCCATCCTGGGCCTGGGCTCGGGCGATAGCGCGCTCTACACGATCGGCGCCCCGCCGGCGACGCTGGCCGGCCTCGAGGCATCCATCGTGACCCTCCGGCGGCTCACGGGCGGCGAGCCCGTCGAGCGCGAGGGCCGCACTTGGCGGGTGAGCCGGTCGACCCGCCGAGTGCCGATCTACCTGGCGGCTGAAGGGCCGCGGACCCTCGAGCTGGCCGGACGGCTGGCCGACGGCGTGATCGTCGGCCTGGGTCTGACTCCGGACGTGATCGCCTTGTCGCTCGCGGCGATCGAGCGCGGGGCGCGCGCGGCCGGCCGGGCCCTGGCCGACGTCGACGTCTGGTGGCTCGCGAAGACGAGCCTGGCCGATCGGCGCGACGAAGCGATCGAGCCCATCAAGATGGCCCTGGCCGCGAGCGCGAATCATGCCTTTCGCTTCACGCTCGAGGGCAAGGGCGTGCCTCCGGATCTTCACGAAAAGATCAAGGCGCTCCAACGCGAGTACAATGCCCACCATCACGAGGTTCCGGGCGCCGCGAACGCCGCCCTGCCGGATCGCTGGGACCTGACCGATTTTCTCGCCGACCGCTTCGCCATCGTCGGCACGCCGGACGATTGCGTCGCCCAGATCTCCCGCGCGATGGCAGCCGGTGCCCGGCAGTTCATGATCACGGGCTTCGTGCCGGATCCGCGCGCCTTCATGCGACGTTGGGCGCGGGAGGTCGTGGCCGCGCTGCGATAG
- a CDS encoding type II toxin-antitoxin system HicA family toxin, producing MPKIVPVHWTVLEKIFVRDGWQFDRQEGSHRSYVKSGTARPVVIPAYAAVPVSIIRNVMRTASMDRERYFALLSEV from the coding sequence GTGCCCAAGATCGTCCCCGTCCACTGGACGGTCCTGGAAAAGATCTTCGTCCGGGACGGGTGGCAATTCGACAGGCAAGAAGGCAGCCATCGATCCTACGTAAAGTCGGGCACGGCGCGCCCGGTGGTCATTCCGGCGTATGCCGCGGTGCCCGTTTCGATCATCCGGAACGTCATGCGAACGGCGAGCATGGACCGCGAGCGTTACTTCGCGCTTCTGTCCGAGGTCTGA
- a CDS encoding type II toxin-antitoxin system HicB family antitoxin gives MTIRIEHTVQVWREDGSYVARATPLDVMSCGMTPEEARRNLSEAVALFFKTASAHGTLAEVLEECGYRRVNDEWRAPTLLSSETVSQAISA, from the coding sequence ATGACCATAAGGATTGAGCATACGGTGCAGGTTTGGCGGGAGGACGGCTCCTACGTGGCGCGGGCCACGCCGCTGGACGTCATGAGCTGCGGGATGACTCCTGAGGAAGCCCGTCGGAACCTCTCGGAAGCCGTGGCGCTCTTTTTCAAAACCGCCTCCGCCCACGGCACACTGGCCGAGGTCCTGGAAGAGTGCGGGTATCGGCGAGTCAATGATGAGTGGCGCGCGCCGACCCTGTTGTCCTCCGAAACCGTGAGCCAGGCCATCTCTGCCTAA
- a CDS encoding SDR family oxidoreductase has translation MATERKAAIVTGAASGLGRAMALGLIESGMDVVAVDRNATALAALAPAAGGNGGSVLPVPADLTQPDAFDRIVATTLEKFGRIDVLINNAGIGQASVRADPRRNPIRFWEVTPDQWSRFLAVNATAAIMMARAVVPHMLRARQGRIITVTTSLGTMVRAGYLLYGSSKAAAESATAIMAADLAGTGVTANVLVPGGVTNTPLVGDHAGERSKMLQPEIMVPPLLWLVSDAAAGVTAKRFIAADWDRSLPAAQAAEKVGAPIAWLGIARMPIEPT, from the coding sequence ATGGCAACAGAGCGGAAGGCCGCGATCGTGACCGGCGCGGCGAGCGGCCTCGGACGGGCCATGGCGCTTGGCCTCATCGAGAGCGGCATGGATGTGGTGGCAGTCGATCGGAATGCGACGGCGCTGGCGGCGCTGGCGCCGGCCGCGGGCGGCAACGGGGGCTCGGTCCTACCCGTGCCGGCCGACCTGACGCAGCCCGACGCGTTCGACCGGATCGTGGCGACCACGCTGGAGAAGTTCGGGCGGATCGACGTGCTGATCAACAATGCCGGCATCGGCCAGGCGTCGGTGCGCGCGGATCCGCGACGCAACCCGATCCGGTTCTGGGAAGTGACCCCGGATCAGTGGAGCCGCTTCCTCGCCGTGAACGCCACCGCGGCGATCATGATGGCCCGCGCCGTGGTGCCGCACATGCTGCGCGCCCGGCAGGGGCGAATCATCACCGTGACGACCAGCCTCGGCACCATGGTCCGCGCGGGCTATCTGCTCTACGGCTCGAGCAAGGCCGCCGCCGAGTCCGCGACGGCCATCATGGCGGCGGATCTGGCGGGCACGGGCGTCACGGCGAACGTGCTCGTCCCCGGCGGTGTGACGAACACGCCGCTCGTCGGCGATCATGCCGGGGAGCGCAGCAAGATGCTCCAGCCGGAGATCATGGTGCCGCCGCTCCTCTGGCTGGTGTCCGACGCTGCCGCGGGCGTCACCGCGAAGCGCTTCATCGCCGCCGACTGGGACCGCTCACTGCCGGCTGCGCAGGCGGCCGAGAAGGTGGGGGCGCCTATCGCCTGGCTCGGGATCGCGCGGATGCCGATCGAGCCGACTTGA
- a CDS encoding DUF5995 family protein has product MTENQDLIATLTAAPATSIDDVLAIMHGIDATLPDADGLKWFNLLYLTVTRSVLASATSHGFEDSAWIGYLDVVFANLYFAAAAASVAGGGPAAWRPLFAARSAPGIARIQFALAGMNAHINHDLPLALVQTHGDRGTTPDRQSDHYRDYTSVNAILGAVETLVKPILLTGVVRKIDGSLGPLDDVIAMWNVAKAREAAWANSAALWHLNRVPPVRTAFVDTLDASVGLASRGLLVRTQI; this is encoded by the coding sequence GTGACGGAGAACCAGGACCTGATCGCCACGCTGACCGCAGCTCCCGCCACGTCGATCGACGACGTCCTCGCCATCATGCACGGCATCGACGCGACGCTGCCGGACGCGGACGGGCTGAAGTGGTTCAACCTCCTGTACCTGACCGTCACCCGGTCCGTCCTCGCCAGCGCGACCTCGCACGGGTTCGAGGACAGCGCGTGGATCGGGTACCTGGACGTGGTCTTCGCGAATCTCTACTTCGCGGCGGCTGCCGCGTCGGTGGCGGGTGGAGGCCCCGCCGCCTGGCGCCCGCTCTTCGCGGCGCGATCGGCGCCCGGAATCGCCAGGATCCAGTTCGCGCTCGCGGGGATGAACGCCCACATCAATCACGATCTGCCGCTCGCGCTCGTGCAGACGCACGGAGACCGCGGCACCACCCCCGACCGGCAGAGCGATCACTACCGTGACTACACGAGCGTCAACGCGATCCTCGGCGCCGTCGAGACACTGGTGAAGCCCATCCTGCTGACCGGGGTCGTGCGCAAGATCGATGGGAGCCTGGGCCCGCTCGACGACGTCATCGCGATGTGGAACGTGGCCAAGGCCCGCGAGGCAGCGTGGGCCAACAGCGCGGCGCTGTGGCATCTGAACCGTGTTCCGCCGGTGCGGACGGCCTTCGTCGACACGCTCGATGCCAGCGTGGGGCTGGCCAGCCGGGGCCTGCTCGTCCGCACCCAGATCTGA
- a CDS encoding TIGR03619 family F420-dependent LLM class oxidoreductase: MRYGFYLPTRGQTATPEALETLVQRAEALGFSSVMIADHVVFPVAINSKYPYTVTGAFPDQGDALEQLSLMAFIAGKTRTLRLVSSVMIVPHRNPVVTAKTLATIDVLSHGRVTVGVGVGWLREEFRALGAPDFDRRGAVSDEYIRIMKTLWTECPASFTGRFYRFEAVQCLPAPVQKPHPPIWVGGHSPAALRRVARLGDGWHPVGPIPPSLCARPNSKRRSTSCGGSPRRKGAIHRASPSPTRRPSTTRLSLSTRGSASDGPSPAHPVRSRAISSPSPDSE, encoded by the coding sequence ATGCGATACGGCTTCTACCTGCCGACCCGCGGTCAGACGGCAACGCCGGAGGCGCTCGAGACGCTCGTACAGCGGGCGGAGGCGCTCGGCTTCAGCTCCGTGATGATCGCCGACCATGTGGTCTTCCCGGTCGCCATCAACTCGAAGTATCCGTATACCGTGACCGGCGCCTTTCCCGACCAGGGCGATGCGCTCGAGCAGCTCTCGCTCATGGCCTTCATCGCGGGCAAGACGCGCACCCTCCGTCTCGTCTCGAGCGTCATGATCGTGCCGCACCGGAACCCCGTGGTCACCGCGAAGACGCTCGCCACGATCGACGTGCTCTCCCATGGTCGTGTTACGGTCGGGGTCGGCGTGGGATGGCTCCGCGAGGAGTTCCGGGCGCTCGGCGCGCCCGACTTCGACCGCCGGGGCGCCGTGAGCGACGAGTACATCCGGATCATGAAGACTCTCTGGACCGAATGTCCCGCTTCGTTCACCGGCCGGTTCTACCGCTTCGAGGCTGTCCAATGTTTGCCCGCCCCTGTGCAGAAGCCGCATCCTCCGATCTGGGTCGGTGGTCACAGCCCTGCCGCGCTGCGCCGGGTAGCGCGTCTGGGCGACGGCTGGCATCCGGTGGGGCCAATCCCGCCGTCCCTCTGCGCGCGCCCGAACTCGAAGCGGCGCTCGACGAGCTGCGGCGGCTCACCGAGGCGGAAGGGCGCGATCCATCGCGCCTCACCATCTCCTACAAGGCGCCCGTCTACGACCCGGCTCAGCCTCTCGACGCGCGGATCGGCGAGCGACGGCCCTTCTCCGGCTCACCCGGTGAGGTCGAGAGCGATATCGTCACCTTCGCCCGACTCGGAGTGA
- a CDS encoding anti-sigma factor, translating into MNRDEIAELAAGYALGALEAEDRARFEALLAAGDAEAIAALRDFEGAVTGLAEETTEIPSPAVKAALMARIDAQGRSREAVVRTLSSVKPDRPRRSTWTLVLSGAMAAGIAAIAVGLVVSADYDQRLTQLAHEAAALKQETARQQSLLALLRDPATQVVALSGLEPARGAKARMLWHATAGGLLVAQGLPPAPEGKAYELWAIAGTGAPQPAGVFTVDARGVGSLRVAPIQAAGTVDTFAVTLEPAAGVPAPTGAMYLAGKL; encoded by the coding sequence ATGAACCGGGACGAGATCGCCGAGCTGGCCGCGGGCTACGCGTTGGGAGCGCTCGAAGCGGAGGACCGCGCGCGCTTCGAAGCGCTCCTCGCCGCCGGCGACGCCGAGGCGATCGCCGCGCTCCGGGATTTCGAAGGCGCGGTCACCGGGCTCGCCGAGGAGACCACCGAAATCCCGTCGCCCGCGGTCAAGGCCGCGCTGATGGCGCGCATTGACGCCCAGGGCCGCTCGCGCGAGGCGGTGGTGCGAACGCTCTCCTCCGTCAAGCCGGATCGGCCGCGCCGGTCGACGTGGACTCTCGTCCTCTCTGGCGCCATGGCCGCCGGCATCGCCGCGATCGCCGTCGGCCTGGTCGTCTCGGCCGACTACGACCAGCGGCTGACCCAGTTGGCGCACGAGGCGGCGGCGCTCAAGCAGGAGACGGCGCGCCAGCAGTCGCTACTCGCGCTGCTCCGCGACCCGGCGACCCAGGTCGTCGCGCTCTCCGGACTCGAGCCTGCGCGGGGCGCCAAGGCGAGGATGCTCTGGCACGCGACGGCGGGCGGCCTCCTCGTCGCCCAGGGCCTGCCGCCGGCGCCGGAGGGCAAGGCCTACGAGCTCTGGGCGATCGCCGGCACGGGGGCGCCTCAGCCCGCGGGTGTCTTCACCGTCGACGCCAGGGGCGTCGGCAGCCTGCGCGTGGCACCGATTCAGGCAGCCGGGACCGTGGACACCTTCGCGGTCACGCTCGAGCCGGCGGCCGGCGTCCCCGCGCCCACCGGTGCGATGTATCTCGCCGGCAAGCTCTGA